The Bacteroides ovatus genomic interval ATCAAGGTTACTACGCGCATTGATACGATTGTAACCATAGCCCGAAGTATAACCACGATTATTCTCAAACTCACGGAACATATCGCCCTCACTAGTAAAATCGACGGCAGCGAAATATTTCACCCACTTTGTACCACCCGACACATTCACACTTGCCTTGTAGCTCATGGCATAATCCTTGAAGAGCACATCAGCCCAATCTACATTAGGATATCGATCCCATTCCGTAGCATTAGCCGGATGACGATATTTATCAATAATACCCATAGGCTTATAGTCACCCCATAATTCAGGGGAAAGCCCCAACTCACGTTCCAGCGTACGATTCTTGATAATAAAAGTATCATAAGCATCATACTTTTCAGGCAATTTTGACACCGTCTTCATAGTAGCATTCGCTTTTATCTGAATATTAGCCTTGCCCTCCTTACCGCGTTTCGTAGTAATAAGAATTACCCCATTGGCACCCTTCACTCCATACACAGCTGTAGCTGATGCATCTTTCAACACCGAAATAGACTCAACAGACGAAATGTCAACAGTGTTCATGGGACGCTCCACGCCATCTACAAGCACCAAAGGATCGCTATTATTCCATGAACTTTGCGCACGGATAATAATTTTAGGGTCTTCAGCGCCAGGCATACCGGTAGAGGTATAGGTGATAACACCTGGCAGGTTACCTGTGAGAGCTTGTCCAAGACTGGTCACACCACCGGCACGCTCCAGGGTTTTCGAGTTAGTTTGTGTGATAGACCCTACCAGACTCTTCTTTTTCTGCTGGCCATAACCTACCACAACAACCTCTTCCAAAGCCTGTGAATCGTCTTCGAGTATCACTTTAATCTTATCTACCTTGTCTGTTATCCGTATTACTTTTTCGCGCATACCGATAAACGAAACTACAAGAGCTTTGGTTTCTTGAGGAAGTGAAAGACGGAAATTACCATCGATATCTGTAATTGCACCTATTGAATGATTGTTTTGTACCACTACATTTGCACCGACAATGGGCTCACCGTTCGTATCCGTAACCACACCTGTGATGGTTCTCTTGCCTTGAGCCATAACTACTGCCGAGAATATCAGCAATAGCATAAGCAAGAATGGAATCTTTCTGAATTTGAATTTGTTATTTCTCATGTACTTCATTAGATTTGTTAAACTAGTATTACCTCATCTTGCCGACCAAATACCATTTCATGCACTATAATAATGCTTTGTGCATTTGTTATTATCTTTTCAATTAAGAATATCAATAAAAACAAATAATGGGTAATCTTAGCTTTCTTTTTTATATTTCTCATCATTATTAAATTAAGACTAATTGATTGGTTTATCTTTCTTATTTTTCCGACGAAAAACAACTACCCCTCAGCTATCATTGAAAATAAATACATGTTCCATAATGTACACTTTTTAAGGTTAATAAATAATCCAACACATTGATCCTATAATATCCTTATAGCAATGCAAAGTTACGTATACTAGTATTTTTATACCTTTTTTTAGATACATATGATTTAAGAAAAGTATTATTCTATATTAATTTTGATACATTTAATGATAATATTGCAACCCCTTCTATTATTTTCATTTCAACAGAAAGAGTATAATCACTTATAATTAGATCAATAGGCATACCCACCATATTAGAATATGGTGCAATAACAAAACCTGAAAATCATATTTAAACAGCACAAAGTTGCACTAGCATCACAAATAAGCACCCTTTCATTGTATTATATGAGCTAATTCTTCATCAGAAGAATCTGAATATGCGCTCATAAATTCTTTAGGCGTCATCTTAAAATATTCATGAAAAGAGTTTGTAAAATAAGAATGTGACTTAAATCCAACCTTATAGGCAACCTCAGATATATTCACCTCATGCTTTGCTAATAAATAAGCAGCTTGTTTCAAACGAATTGATTTTATCAGATTGACCGGAGAGATATTCATACATTCTTTCAGCTTTCTGTTCAAATGCACTCTACTAAGGCCAATATCTCTGCTCAACTCATACACCGTATATTCCGAATTCTCTATATTCTTTTTTATCGCATCCACTACACGCAAAACAAGTTTATCATTATAAGAATCCAAAGTTGTCTCTTCATATTTACACTCTGCGTCCATCTGCAGCCTATTCTTTATAATTTCACGAGTTGATATGGCCTGTGTAATACTCCCCTTCAAAACCTCCAGTGAAACAGGCTTTGTCAGAAATCTATCGGCCCCACTATTCATACACATAGCCATACTTTCCTCATCAGTCAATGAAGTCAGAACGATGACTGGCACACAACTGGTTTTTACATTAGATTTAACCTTCTTACAAAGCTCTATCCCACCAATTTGTGGCATAATTAAATCAGTAATGATTGCGTCCGGAACGTTTTCAAAGATATCTTGTAAGGCCTCTTTTCCATTACTAAAGATTCTTATATTATAAATTCTGGAAAGTTCCATCGAAAGATAATGAAGCAAATCATTATTATTATCAACAATAACAACATTTTTTTTATTAGTAACCACCGAACGCTCTTCGTTATCTTTCAATTGTATATTAATAAATTCAGAGACATTGTCTATCTTTTCTATCTTTGAACGGTGTATCGAATATAAATCCTCCACTGTATCAACAACTTCCATTTCATTTTTACTTAAATGAACATTACCTAATGGAATATCTACAATAAAAGCAACCCCCTTATCGTCAACATTACAAGCTTTAATAAGTCCATGATGCAATTCGGTTATTACTTTAGCCAAATGCAGTCCAATTCCCGACCCTTCCTGCTCATGATGCTCATCAACACGGACAAAACGCTGAAAAATACGTTCCAAATTTTCCTCGCTGATCGTTTGGCCCGTATTATAAATCTTAATTTCTACATATTCTTTGATAATGGAAGGCAATCCTATTCTTTCTTCTTTCTTTTTAGTCTCAACACAAACATCAATAGAGCCATATTCAGGAGTAAACTTAAAAGCATTAGATAATAAGTTAAATATAACCTTATCAAAATTGGCCACATCAATCCATGTCTTTAAATCATTATAAGAAGAGTGAAATGCAAAACTTATATGTTTTTGAGTAGCTAGCCCTTCAAAAGACTTCATTATATCTTGCAGAAAAATAATTAAGTCTATTTCATTGAATTTCAAGCTTAATTGTCCATTATCTATTTTTCTCATATCCATGATCTGATTTACTAAACGTAAAATACGTTGCAAATTTCGATACATCAAATTATAGATTTCTTTCTGTTGAGGACGTTGCTCTTTCTCTCTAAACTTATTAAGAGGCGTCATCACTAAAGTTAGGGGAGTACGAATTTCATGTGACAGATTAGTAAACATGCGTAACTTGGCCTCTTTTATCTGCAGTTCTACCAGTTCTGCCTGACGTTTCCGTCTACGCAACCAATACGAATGCAAATATTTAGTAACTAAAGCCAATAAAAATGTGTAAATGATATACGCCCACCAAGAGCGATACCAAGGTGGTAAGACTCTTATTTTTATTGATTTGACTGCAGCCTTATCAAAATCACTACCCTCAATATAAGCCTTTAACTTAAACACATATTCTCCCGGAGGTAATTTACGATAAATGGCCGAACGATAAGCAGAAGGCATATATTGCCATGACTCTTCATAACCTTCCATCTTATATGCATAAACAATTTTATTGGGAGAAGCAAACTCTACAACTGAAAAATCCAAAGAAAATATAACATCGCTATAATTTAAAATAATACGAGTCGCCTGATCAATAGGAGCATCCAAAATTGATGATTCTGAATTAAATTTAATAGTTTCGTTCAAAACTGTCAATCGCGTAAAGAAAGGTTCTAGAACCGGCAATTCATAACTATTTACCCTTCTCGGATTAAACACCGTGAATCCGTTATTTCCTCCAAAATACAATTCTCCATTTTTATCAACAAAAGTTGCACCAAAACGGAATTCATTACTTTGCAATCCATCTTGAGAATAGTAGTTCTTAAATAATTCTGTAGAAGGAGTCAAACAAGATAGCCCATTCAATGTTCCTATCCAAACATCTCCTGCAGGAGTCTTCTGCAATGTTTCTATGACATCACATGGAAGTCCATCACTTCTTGTATAACGTTTTCCCTGCCCATTCTTTACATCATACCTGATTAATCCTCTATTAGTTCCTACCCACAAAGTATCCCCTCGTTGGCAACAAGCATTAATTTGAGTCTTTAGTTCCCTTTTGGGCATATTGATTTCCTGCATTTTTTTAATTGCATTGTCATAATAATAAAGACCATAAGCTGTTCCCATCCACAGATCTCCGACACCATTCAGATATAAAGTAAACGTCCAAAACGGAGTATCTTCTTCCGTAATAGAAATTATTTCATTTGTTGAAAGAGAAATGGCTTTTACTCCATTACCCAAAGAGCCAACATAAAGAATATCCTGCAATTTATCATAGGCTAAACAACTTAACTTCATATCATGTAACTTCGAATATGGGACTATCTGCTTTTGTCCGGCAGCAAGAGTATATAATCCACCCAAATAAGTAGCAATCCAGATGGTCCCTCTTTTATCTTCAACCATAGCCATAATTGAATTATTAGTCAATTGGCTGTTATGTTTTGAGAAGTTCAAAATTTTATTGTTTCCAGAGATCAAGTATAATCCTCCCCCATCTGATCCCACCCATAATTCCCCATTTTGCGAGCGTAGTATAGAAGTCACACAAACACCACCATTTGCAGAGTCATTATTAGCATACAAGTTAACAGGACGGAATCCATAAGTAGACTTAGGAATCATAAAAAGTCCTCTCATATAAAGCCCAAGCCATAGATTTCCCTGTTTATCGTTCAATAATGCATGGATTTTACTGCTCTTCAACTGACCAAAAGGTGAAATTTCACCCAATGTCCATGTCGGACTATATATTTCTTCTTCTAAAGGGTTAAAAAACAATACACCTTCCCCCTCACTTCCAACCAGCATAAAAGAAGAGTCCGCTATTACATTCCTTCCTACTGTCAGAGATTGAGCCAAAGTTCGAGAGGCTTTTTTCCCTTTCGCCCTACGTATTTTTCCATACTGCTTGTCATATATCAATATGCCATGATTCAAAGTACCAATGATCAGATTACCAGAAAATTCATCCTCACAATACGAAGTTACTACTATAGATGAAGAAAATGGTTTCATCTCATCACTCCATATATCCCTTATAACTTTTAATGACGGTGCATCTAAAAGGACAATCCCTCCCCTTTCTAAAAACACCCACATCTTTTGGGATGAATCAAAATAAATCCCTCTCAAATATTTGGTTGGCAGTAATTCATTAAAATATTGATGTATGGCCCCTTCTTCTTGCATCGTTTTGACATTCAAAGCATAAATTCCACGTCCCGAAGTACTAATCCACAATTTATCCTCATCTTTAGCGAAAGCAATGCCACTAATGCTTAAAGAAGAAGCTTGAACGGCATCCAAAGATTCAAATTTGATTTTACGAAAATCAAAATTCCCCGAATCATACCATTGGAGATTAGTAGTAGTGGCCACCCATATTTTACCTTGATTATCTTCTATCACTGATACTACTTTATTCCCAGCTAGAGACAAAGAATCATTATCATCATGATAAAATGTATCAAACTGTACTCCATCAAAACGAGACAATCCATACGATGTAGAAATCCAGATATATCCTTTACTGTCTTGCATTAAAGATTCAATCTGGCTACAAGATAGTCCCTCTGAAGAAGTAAACAATTGAGGAGATTGTGCCACAAGTGAAACATGACACATCAGTAACAACATTATTGATACAAGTGTATTTTTCATATTATATACTATTAAGATATGCAGCAGCAAAGTAAAAGTTTTAATTTCAATTCATGATACATATATGATACATATTTTATAATATTTGAAACATCCACTACTATGCTACCAGAAACGCATCATTCCTAAAAGGCTTATATGAAAAAAAAATAATTGATAGATTATACAACAAAAATAAAAATGAACGTTTCAATACATAAACGACACGTATCAAAAAACAAGTTATAAATAATAAAATACATCCATATTTGCAATAGAAATAACGACACTCTTTTATTATATGATTCAATCATGGGAAATGCATTTTTAGACAGAAGAACCTTTTTAAAAAACATCGGCATCATGGGAGGAGGATTACTATTAGCCTCCAGTCCCTGGTTATCAACTTTCGCTGAAGTTGACCACACAATAAACTACAAAGTTCGGTTAGGAATTATAGGTCCCGGATCACGGGGATGTTTCCTTTTAAAATTTATACAGAAAAATCCTAAAGTCGAAATTGTCGGAATTTGTGATATTTATCAAAAGTCTATTGACAATGCCTTAAAGATTGCACCTAAAGCTAAAGTTTACAAAGACTACAGAGCGCTATTAGATAGTAATGAAATTGATGCTGTCATCATTACCACCCCCCTATTTCTGCACAAAGAAATGGTCATTGCAGCGATGGATGCCGGTAAACACGTATTCTGTGAAAAAGCGTTAGCCATGAATGTCAAAGACTGCTGGCAAATGTACATGAAGCATAAGGCAACCGGAAAAATTTTTTTCACCGGGCAACAACGCTTATTCGATCCCCGTTATATCAAAGTCATGGAGATGATTCATACAGGTGTCTTTGGAAATATAGAAGGAATACATACTTTTTGGTATAGAAACGGCGATTGGCGCAGAAATGTGCCTTCCCCCGAATTAGAGCGCCTCATTAATTGGCGCCTTTATAAAGAATATTCATGCGGGTTGATGACAGAACTAGGCTGCCATCAATTGCAAATAGGTAGCTGGGCTATGCGTGCCATCCCCAATAAAGTGATGGGACATGGTGCGATCACGCATTGGAAGGATGGACGTGACGTTGACGATAATATCAGTTGTATATATATATTTGATAATGGAGTAAAACTAACTTTCGACTCTGTCATTTCCAATCAATTTTATGGATTAGAAGAACAAATTCTGGGAAATCTGGGTACGGTAGAGCCTGAAAAAGGAAAATTTTATTTCGAAAAAACGCCACCTGCACCCGGCTTCTTGCAGTTATTAAACCAAATAGAGAATCAATTATTTGATGCTATTCCTTTTGCCGGTTCCAGCTGGGAACCCGAAACCATGAAAAATAATAAGGGAGAATATATATTAGGTGAACGCCCCCGCACGGATGGAACCTCACTGTTACTCGACGCATATATTGAAGCTGTTATCATAGGAAAACAGCCACAAAACATCGCAGAAGAAGGATATTACGCGAGTGCTCTAACTCTTTTAGGATATCAAGCCATAGAAGAAGAGAGAATTATCACTTTTCCTGACGAATTCAAACTTGATTATTTAAACCACAAAAATACTCAGATATGAAAGATACCATAATCACATCCAAAAGAAAACAGTTAGAGCTAAAAACTCTTTTAGCTTGCTTTATTATTATGAATTTGATTAATATATATTCAATATATACATTCAATACTTCCTGGACAGAAGTTATAATGTCTTTAGGCTATGTGACAATAGGTTCTTTCGCGCTCTATATTATATGGACAATCCTACGATTGTTTTTATTCGGATCAAAACATATCCTTGAAACTTTAAAAAAAGATTCAAGGATATGCAATAAAACTTCAGACTCGAAATAGTTTTATTAATATAATATTAATCCATTTCAAAACATTATTTGCACATGAAAAACGTTATTCTTTATTTAACATTTATAGGAATTGCAATGACTCCTATTAAAACTTTAGCTCAAGACAATACATTAACCAACCAAGAGAAAAATGAAGGTTGGAAATTATTGTGGGACGGAAAGACAACAAATGGCTGGAGAGGTGCCAGAATCTCCACTTTCCCGACAAAGGGATGGAAAATTATCGGCAATGATTTAGTAGTCGAAAAAAGTAAAGGAGAAGAATCAGGCAACGGAGGTGACATTGTTACAATCAAAACCTACAAAAGCTTCGAATTAGTAGCCGATTTCAAAATCACGGAAGGAGCCAATAGTGGAATTAAATATTTTGTTGACCCGGACTTGAATAAAGGAAAAGGTTCTGCCATTGGTTGCGAGTTCCAGATTCTGGATGATGAAAAGCATCCTGACGCAAAAGCCGGAAGAAAAGGAAATCGCACGGTCGGTTCACTATATGATCTCATACCTGCCGGCTCAAATAAATTATTCAAAAAAAATGAGTTCAACACGGCCCGCATCATTGTTAAAGGTAATCACGTAGAACATTGGTTGAACGGAATTAAAGTCGTAGAATACGAACGTAACAACCAAATGTGGAAAGCTTTAGTAGCCGGTAGCAAATACGCAGACTGGCCCAATTTCGGAGAAGGAAAAGAAGGGCATATCCTGCTTCAAGACCATGGTGACGAGGTTCATTTCAAAAATATAAAAATTAAAGAATTGGATTAACCGACAGGCCAAATAGATGCAAAACATTTTCAAGCAACTTCATGGAGAAAAAGGGGTACTCTACTCATGGTATGAAGCAATGCATACCCGTATTGATCTTATTATATGCAATAAGACGAAAGAGGAAAGCATCCTTATTACCCAATTGATAAAAAAGGAAATACAAAGGATAGAAAAGGTTAGTAATAGATTCGATGAAACAAGCGAGCTATTCAATCTCAATCAAACCGCACATATAAAGCCGGTTTCCGTAAGTGATGAACTTTATTCCATATTATCAGATTGCTGCGATCTACATGTTCAAACCTGCCAATGTTTTGACATCACTATCCAATCAGTTCCCCAATTAACAAACAGGATGGGAAAGCTTATTATGGACGACATTCAAAAGACCGTTTATTTTACACGAAAAGGAATTAGTCTCGATTTATGTGGATATATAAAGGGATATGCGCTAGATTGCATACGGAAAATACTAGAAACAAACCATATATCCGATGCGCTGATTAATCTAGGTAACAGTTCCATATTGGCTATAGGCAATCAGCCTCTAGGACAAGGATGGAAAATTGAACTGGGTTCTCCAAATTTCAACGCCACTATTGATAAAAGCATTATACTCAAAAACGAGATTTTAACAACTTCAGGTAACAAACGGGCAAAACAAAAACATATTAAACATCCCATTACTAATCAATGGATCACAGGAATTCGAGAAGTTTCTGTTGTCACTTCGACAGGAAAAGAAGGTGAAGCTTTATCTACAGCATTATTTGTAGCAACTGAGCAGGAGCGTTTAAAGATATTGGCAAACTTTTCTTTTCCTTATTTCATAGTTAAATAATAATATCAAAAGAAAAAATGAAAAAAGAAGAACTTTCCAGACGAGATTTCATAAAAAAGGTAATGACACTTTCAGCTGCAGCAGCGCTCCCTTCTTGTCTAATCGGAAAAAATATAGATGACAGCCTCAATGCATTGAAAGCGATATCCCCCAATGAGAAAATCAATTTAGCTTGCTGTGGTATTGGAAACCGGGGTGGAAGCATCATTAACGATCTATATAATACCGGAATGGTAAATATTGTGGCTCTTTGTGATACAGAAATAGGTGCTGCACACACATTGGGTATCTTAAACAGATTCCCCAAAGTCCCCCGCTTTCAAGATTTCCGGAAAATGTTCGATAAAATGAGCAATCAAATTGATGCCGTCTGCATTGGAGTACCAGACCATACCCATTTCCCAATAACAATGCTGGCAATGAGCCTTGGCAAACATGTATATGTTGAAAAACCTTTGGCACGTACATTCATAGAATGTGAACTTATGATGCAGGCTGCAAAAAAATACGGTGTGGTTACCCAAATGGGGAATCAAGGGCATTCAGAAGCCAATTATTTCCAGTTCAAAGCATGGAAAGAAGCCGGCATCATAAAGGACGTGACGGCAATCACCGCGCATATGAATTCTGCACGTCGTTGGCATGGATGGGATGTGAACATGAAAGATTTTCCTCGTGCAGAGACGGTTCCTGCCACCCTTGATTGGGACTGTTGGCAAGGAGCACGCCCTCAACGCTCTTACAATCACGACTTCATTAACGGGCAATGGCGCTGTTGGTATGAATATGGCATGGGAGCTTTAGGCGACTGGGGCGCTCATATTATTGATACTGCTCATGAATTCTTGGAGTTAGGACTACCTTACGAAGTAAATCCGGTCAAACTATCCGGACACAATTCTTTCTTTTTTCCTATGTCATCAACTATCTGTTTCCGATTTCCGAAGCGTAAAAATATGCCCGCATTAGACATAACCTGGTATGACGGCATTGATAACCAACCGGAGTTACCGGAAGGCTACGGAGTATCCGAGTATAATGCTGACATTCCGTTGGTAGGGAATCAAAAATTGCAGGCAAGTAAGCTCAATCCGGGCAAAATTATTTATAGCAAAGAATTTACTTTCAAAGGCGGATCGCACGGCAGTACGCTATCTATTATCGGTGATAAAGAAAAAAATATCAAGTATCCGGAGGTTCCAGCCAGCCCGTCCAATCACTTTGAAAATTTCATCCGTGCCTGCAAAGGAGAAGAAAAGACACGTTCACCCTTCGAAGTGTCCGGACCATTAAGCCAAGTATTCTGTCTGGGAGTATTAGCTCAACGATTAAATGTTCCATTAAAGTTTGATCGTGAACTTAAAATTATTACTAACAATAAATTAGCAAATGAACTATTAACCGGCGAGCCTCCACGTAAAGGTTGGGAAGAATTCTACAAACTATA includes:
- a CDS encoding hybrid sensor histidine kinase/response regulator transcription factor: MKNTLVSIMLLLMCHVSLVAQSPQLFTSSEGLSCSQIESLMQDSKGYIWISTSYGLSRFDGVQFDTFYHDDNDSLSLAGNKVVSVIEDNQGKIWVATTTNLQWYDSGNFDFRKIKFESLDAVQASSLSISGIAFAKDEDKLWISTSGRGIYALNVKTMQEEGAIHQYFNELLPTKYLRGIYFDSSQKMWVFLERGGIVLLDAPSLKVIRDIWSDEMKPFSSSIVVTSYCEDEFSGNLIIGTLNHGILIYDKQYGKIRRAKGKKASRTLAQSLTVGRNVIADSSFMLVGSEGEGVLFFNPLEEEIYSPTWTLGEISPFGQLKSSKIHALLNDKQGNLWLGLYMRGLFMIPKSTYGFRPVNLYANNDSANGGVCVTSILRSQNGELWVGSDGGGLYLISGNNKILNFSKHNSQLTNNSIMAMVEDKRGTIWIATYLGGLYTLAAGQKQIVPYSKLHDMKLSCLAYDKLQDILYVGSLGNGVKAISLSTNEIISITEEDTPFWTFTLYLNGVGDLWMGTAYGLYYYDNAIKKMQEINMPKRELKTQINACCQRGDTLWVGTNRGLIRYDVKNGQGKRYTRSDGLPCDVIETLQKTPAGDVWIGTLNGLSCLTPSTELFKNYYSQDGLQSNEFRFGATFVDKNGELYFGGNNGFTVFNPRRVNSYELPVLEPFFTRLTVLNETIKFNSESSILDAPIDQATRIILNYSDVIFSLDFSVVEFASPNKIVYAYKMEGYEESWQYMPSAYRSAIYRKLPPGEYVFKLKAYIEGSDFDKAAVKSIKIRVLPPWYRSWWAYIIYTFLLALVTKYLHSYWLRRRKRQAELVELQIKEAKLRMFTNLSHEIRTPLTLVMTPLNKFREKEQRPQQKEIYNLMYRNLQRILRLVNQIMDMRKIDNGQLSLKFNEIDLIIFLQDIMKSFEGLATQKHISFAFHSSYNDLKTWIDVANFDKVIFNLLSNAFKFTPEYGSIDVCVETKKKEERIGLPSIIKEYVEIKIYNTGQTISEENLERIFQRFVRVDEHHEQEGSGIGLHLAKVITELHHGLIKACNVDDKGVAFIVDIPLGNVHLSKNEMEVVDTVEDLYSIHRSKIEKIDNVSEFINIQLKDNEERSVVTNKKNVVIVDNNNDLLHYLSMELSRIYNIRIFSNGKEALQDIFENVPDAIITDLIMPQIGGIELCKKVKSNVKTSCVPVIVLTSLTDEESMAMCMNSGADRFLTKPVSLEVLKGSITQAISTREIIKNRLQMDAECKYEETTLDSYNDKLVLRVVDAIKKNIENSEYTVYELSRDIGLSRVHLNRKLKECMNISPVNLIKSIRLKQAAYLLAKHEVNISEVAYKVGFKSHSYFTNSFHEYFKMTPKEFMSAYSDSSDEELAHIIQ
- a CDS encoding Gfo/Idh/MocA family oxidoreductase, producing MKKEELSRRDFIKKVMTLSAAAALPSCLIGKNIDDSLNALKAISPNEKINLACCGIGNRGGSIINDLYNTGMVNIVALCDTEIGAAHTLGILNRFPKVPRFQDFRKMFDKMSNQIDAVCIGVPDHTHFPITMLAMSLGKHVYVEKPLARTFIECELMMQAAKKYGVVTQMGNQGHSEANYFQFKAWKEAGIIKDVTAITAHMNSARRWHGWDVNMKDFPRAETVPATLDWDCWQGARPQRSYNHDFINGQWRCWYEYGMGALGDWGAHIIDTAHEFLELGLPYEVNPVKLSGHNSFFFPMSSTICFRFPKRKNMPALDITWYDGIDNQPELPEGYGVSEYNADIPLVGNQKLQASKLNPGKIIYSKEFTFKGGSHGSTLSIIGDKEKNIKYPEVPASPSNHFENFIRACKGEEKTRSPFEVSGPLSQVFCLGVLAQRLNVPLKFDRELKIITNNKLANELLTGEPPRKGWEEFYKL
- a CDS encoding Gfo/Idh/MocA family protein, encoding MGNAFLDRRTFLKNIGIMGGGLLLASSPWLSTFAEVDHTINYKVRLGIIGPGSRGCFLLKFIQKNPKVEIVGICDIYQKSIDNALKIAPKAKVYKDYRALLDSNEIDAVIITTPLFLHKEMVIAAMDAGKHVFCEKALAMNVKDCWQMYMKHKATGKIFFTGQQRLFDPRYIKVMEMIHTGVFGNIEGIHTFWYRNGDWRRNVPSPELERLINWRLYKEYSCGLMTELGCHQLQIGSWAMRAIPNKVMGHGAITHWKDGRDVDDNISCIYIFDNGVKLTFDSVISNQFYGLEEQILGNLGTVEPEKGKFYFEKTPPAPGFLQLLNQIENQLFDAIPFAGSSWEPETMKNNKGEYILGERPRTDGTSLLLDAYIEAVIIGKQPQNIAEEGYYASALTLLGYQAIEEERIITFPDEFKLDYLNHKNTQI
- a CDS encoding FAD:protein FMN transferase, which codes for MQNIFKQLHGEKGVLYSWYEAMHTRIDLIICNKTKEESILITQLIKKEIQRIEKVSNRFDETSELFNLNQTAHIKPVSVSDELYSILSDCCDLHVQTCQCFDITIQSVPQLTNRMGKLIMDDIQKTVYFTRKGISLDLCGYIKGYALDCIRKILETNHISDALINLGNSSILAIGNQPLGQGWKIELGSPNFNATIDKSIILKNEILTTSGNKRAKQKHIKHPITNQWITGIREVSVVTSTGKEGEALSTALFVATEQERLKILANFSFPYFIVK